CACACGGACTGGACTGTGGCCCACCCATGGCCATACATCAGAGAAGTCATGAAAAGCCTCCAGCCCACCGAGCCACCCGTTGCTTCAACATGGGCACCTTTTTGGGGAGGTCTAATGGGATATGCGTCGTACGAGGCTGGTCTGGAAACTATCGATGTTCACGGCCACGAAGAAGCTTCTTATCCTGACATCTGCTTTGCTTACATCACGCGGAGTATCGTCATTGATCACCAAAACAAGAAGATCTATGTCCAGAGCATCCGTGGGTCTGAGGACCTGGAGTGGGTCGAGGACTCCATAGACATGTTGGATGAGCTTGCGGGTGTAAAATCCCGGGAATCTACTCCTAGCTCCATGGCCATGTCACAGGCGGATCCTTTCGAGGCACACGGCACGATGCATCAGTACATCGACTCGTGCAAACAAGTCACAGCCAACGACATGGAATATTGTGCCAAGGTTCGGGCCTGCCAGGACGCCATATCGGATGGACAAAGTTATGAACTCTGTCTTACTACTCGCAACGAGGTTCACGCCATCAAGCCAAGTGCTTGCAGGATATCGTGGGCAGAGAACAATGAGCATTCTTGGAATCTTTACAAGCGCTTAACAAGCCAAAATCCCGCTCCCTTTAGCGCGTACATGAGAATGCATAATGTACATGTACTGAGCTCCTCGCCAGAGAGGTACATCAGCTGGGATAGGTCGCAAAGTGCTCAATGTCGTCCTATCAAGGGTACGGTGCAAAAGAAGCCTGGTGTTACAGCAGAAATGGCACATGCAATCCTATCCTCGTCCAAGGAACGCGCTGAGAACCTGATGATTGTTGACTTGACACGTCATCAATTGCATGGTGTTTACGGCTCCGACAGTGTCCGCGTAAGCCAACTTATGGAGGTCGAAGAGTACGAGACCCTTTGGCAGCTGGTTTCCGTCGTCGATGCCGTACCCCGTGGAATCCACAAACCAACGACACCAGAGGGGTGGGAAGAACCTGCGGGAAGCACTTCAAAGCAACCCGAAAAACAGCCTGTCCCGTACCTGGGTTTCGAAGCATTCGTCGAAGGCCTTCCAGCAGGAAGCATGACTGGGGCTCCGAAGAAGCGCTCCTGCGAGATTCTCCAGAATATCGAGAAGGGCGTAAGGCGAGGCATTTATTCTGGTGTTCTCGGCTACCTCGATGTGGGGGGTGGTGGTGACTTTAGTGTCGTTATACGAACTGCTATCAAAATCGACAATGATCAAATTGACGAGAAGGAAGACCTCTGGCGCATCGGTGCCGGAGGGGCGGTAACAAGCCAGAGTACTCCCAAGGGCGAGTACGAGGAGATGGTGGCCAAATTCGGTAGTACAAACCGAGCATTCGCCCCTCTTCCACCACCGAAACCGAAGAAGAAAGGCAGAAGGGTTGAGATCATTGAGCCTGATGACCCGGAGTTCGCTGAGCTGCTTGCAAGTATGAGGGGTGGGGAGGAATTGACGCTGGATGATGCGCAGATCATGTTGAGGGCTGTGGAAAGAGAGCTGAGGCGAAGGACTGCTGCTGGAGAAGTAGGAGATGCCACAGAGGTAGAGTGATTGCTTCTATGGAATTAGGGTGGGCGGAGTTATTGAGTTTAACCTGATACCACGCATGATAGACATAGAGTTTTCTGGGTTCAACACCAATGTCCAAATTATTATACTTTTAGTTAACCAAGATATTTTGCTATAATCCTTTCAAGCAATTTATAGAGGCAGACTATATGTTGGAGGAGATGACTAAGCACGGTCCAAGTGGTACGTAGCATCGCCGTGTACTTTGGTACTTTGAGGAACAAGCCAACACGTCACGAACAGCAGCCGCCATGGCTACCGAGGCGCCAGACCCACGAACCTTTGAGACATGGGAAGATGCATTCCAATACCCAATTCCCGTCGTTCGTAGGCTTGAACAGCAGCTCCGCAACAATGCTCACGACAATCGAGAGAAGCTGCGATCCCTCGTGGGGTACGGATATCTGTCTGCAATGAAGAAGTGGCAAGACTGATTGCATGCAGGGCGAGCTACCGTAGCCTCCTCCATACCGCGGAAACCATCATCGACATGGAGGTGCGCATGGGACAGGTCGAAACCAAGCTCGCAGTAGTAGGCCAGAGCTGCAACTCGAGGGGTTTGGAGAGGATAGCGAACAACGCGGGGAAGATGGATATACATACGCGCAGCCGCGGTCAGTCTACATCATCACGTTGGGAAGGAGCATTGGGTTGACAGAGGACAGATGCGGAGCGCTATACTTTTGCGTCCCAGCTCTCGGTCCTGCGCAATGCGCCGCTGGTCGCGACACGTCTTATGAAAAGAGAAGGGTCATATTTGCTCATAGCAAAGGTACTGGTCATATCGCGACTAC
This sequence is a window from Pyrenophora tritici-repentis strain M4 chromosome 4, whole genome shotgun sequence. Protein-coding genes within it:
- a CDS encoding TrpE, Anthranilate-para-aminobenzoate synthase component I, producing the protein MAPAVLTQRPKILFLDAYDSFSNNIVALVEQNLDAEVIKVFIDDPNLIKPTVPGSHAAFTDYLKSYDGVIAGPGPGWAKCDEDVGLMKELWNLQDEQLIPVLGICLGFQSMCLAFGADIQRLEEPRHGIITKVLHNGQSVFRSVELLLATQYHSLQVKLGHPIQTTRAVRYPAQLWEPTETCPQLEPLAWDFDSEINGAVLMGAKHVQKPFWGVQFHPESICTNEQGKRIIQNWWEDSQSWNRKRMFRNVPKHNLTSTPQSSPMTVDDFRRELGVHNIKNKSKYSSADLAENLDSDTITPFELASLIAHGDGQSLPDLPPSKVHCRTIGSGRLTIADICELFEVSRTEAIVLESGLQSNLVPMAVGTGRYSIIGFVIPEETLRLHYYAGARRMELRDGDDRVHTDWTVAHPWPYIREVMKSLQPTEPPVASTWAPFWGGLMGYASYEAGLETIDVHGHEEASYPDICFAYITRSIVIDHQNKKIYVQSIRGSEDLEWVEDSIDMLDELAGVKSRESTPSSMAMSQADPFEAHGTMHQYIDSCKQVTANDMEYCAKVRACQDAISDGQSYELCLTTRNEVHAIKPSACRISWAENNEHSWNLYKRLTSQNPAPFSAYMRMHNVHVLSSSPERYISWDRSQSAQCRPIKGTVQKKPGVTAEMAHAILSSSKERAENLMIVDLTRHQLHGVYGSDSVRVSQLMEVEEYETLWQLVSVVDAVPRGIHKPTTPEGWEEPAGSTSKQPEKQPVPYLGFEAFVEGLPAGSMTGAPKKRSCEILQNIEKGVRRGIYSGVLGYLDVGGGGDFSVVIRTAIKIDNDQIDEKEDLWRIGAGGAVTSQSTPKGEYEEMVAKFGSTNRAFAPLPPPKPKKKGRRVEIIEPDDPEFAELLASMRGGEELTLDDAQIMLRAVERELRRRTAAGEVGDATEVE